A window of the Lolium perenne isolate Kyuss_39 chromosome 7, Kyuss_2.0, whole genome shotgun sequence genome harbors these coding sequences:
- the LOC127314733 gene encoding protein TOPLESS-RELATED PROTEIN 2: MSSLSRELVFLILQFLDEEKFKETVHKLEQESGFYFNMKHFEDLVQGGEWDEVERYLSGFTKVEDNRYSMKIFFEIRKQKYLEALDSHDRAKAVEILVKDLKVFASFNEELFKEITQLLTLDNFRQNEQLSKYGDTKSARNIMLMELKKLIEANPLFRDKLNFPPFKASRLRTLINQSLNWQHQLCKNPRPNPDIKTLFTDHSCAAPANGARAPPPANGPMVGPIPKSAGFPPPMGAHAPFQPVVSPSPNAIAGWMTNPSPSLPHPGVAQVPPGLVQPPNTAAFLKHPRTPTSAPGIDYQSADSEHLMKRMRVGQPDEVSFSGASHPPNVYSQEDLPKQVVRTLNQGSNVMSLDFHPVQQTILLVGTNVGDIGIWEVGSRERIAHKTFKVWDIGACTLPLQAALMKDAAICVNRCLWSPDGNILGVAFSKHIVQTYTFVPNGELRPQAEIDAHIGGVNDIAFSHPNKSLSIITCGDDKLIKVWDAQTGQKQYTFEGHEASVYSVCPHYKENIQFIFSTAIDGKIKAWLYDCLGSRVDYDAPGHWCTTMSYSADGTRLFSCGTSKDGDSHLVEWNETEGAIKRTYSGFRKRSLGVVQFDTTRNHFLAAGDEFVVKFWDMDNTSILTTTDCEGGLPASPRLRFNREGSLLAVTANDNGIKILANTDGQRLLRMLESRVFEGSRGPPQQINTKPPMINTLGSASNVSSPIAVNSERPDRMLSSVSMSGLSSMDVSRTPDVKPRITDESEKMKTWKLSDIVDSGHLRARRCPDTAASATKVVRLLYTNNGIALLSLGSNAVHKLWKWQRSERNPNGKSTASVSPQLWQPANGILMTNDTSDGNPEEATACIALSKNDSYVMSASGGKVSLFNMMTFKVMTTFMAPPPAATFLAFHPQDNNIIAIGMEDSTIQIYNVRVDEVKSKLKGHQKKITGLAFSQSMNVLVSSGADAQLCVWSIDGWEKKKSKYIQPPANRSGALVGDTRVQFHNDQTHLLVVHESQLAIYDGNLECSRSWYPRDALPAPVSSAIYSCDGLLIYAGFCDGAIGVFEAESLRLRCRIALSAYVPPSISSGGSVYPMVVAAHPLEPNQIAVGMSDGAVHVVEPLDADPKWGVAPPQDNGNHPAMSSAPAASNNQASDQPAR, from the exons ATGTCGTCGCTGAGCAGGGAGCTCGTCTTCCTCATCCTGCAGTTCCTCGACGAGGAAAAGTTCAAGGAGACGGTGCACAA GCTGGAGCAGGAGTCGGGCTTCTACTTCAACATGAAGCACTTCGAGGACCTGGTGCAGGGCGGGGAGTGGGACGAGGTCGAGCGGTACCTCAGCGGCTTCACCAAGGTGGAGGACAACCGCTACTCCATGAAGATATTCTTCGAGATCCGCAAGCAGAAGTACCTCGAGGCCCTCGACAG ccaTGATCGAGCCAAGGCGGTGGAGATACTAGTCAAGGATTTGAAGGTGTTTGCCTCCTTCAACGAGGAGCTATTCAAGGAGATCACGCAGCTGCTGACTTTAGATAATTTCAG GCAGAATGAGCAGCTGTCCAAGTACGGAGACACAAAGTCTGCCCGCAACATCATGCTCATGGAGCTTAAGAAGCTTATCGAGGCTAACCCTCTCTTCCGGGACAAGCTTAATTTCCCTCCATTTAAAGCCTCGAGACTGCGCACATTGATCAATCAAAG tcttAACTGGCAACATCAGCTTTGCAAGAATCCCAGACCAAACCCAGACATCAAGACACTCTTCACCGATCACTCCTGTGCTGCTCCTGCCAATGGAGCAAGAGCTCCTCCACCTGCCAATGGTCCTATGGTTGGACCAATCCCCAAGTCAGCTGGATTTCCTCCGCCAATGGGTGCTCATGCT CCATTTCAACCTGTTGTTTCACCATCTCCAAATGCAATTGCGGGTTGGATGACAAATCCCAGTCCATCTTTACCACACCCTGGCGTTGCACAAGTGCCACCTGGTCTTGTTCAGCCTCCAAACACAG CGGCATTTCTAAAACATCCAAGGACTCCTACAAGTGCACCTGGCATTGACTATCAATCTGCAGATTCTGAACATCTGATGAAAAGAATGCGTGTGGGCCAGCCAGATGAG GTGTCATTCTCTGGTGCAAGCCATCCTCCCAATGTCTACAGTCAAGAAGACCTCCCCAAACAAGTTGTTCGCACACTCAATCAGGGTTCTAATGTCATGAGCCTGGATTTTCATCCTGTTCAACAAACCATTCTTCTAG TTGGAACAAATGTTGGTGACATCGGGATATGGGAAGTTGGTTCACGAGAAAGGATAGCGCACAAAACATTCAAAGTTTGGGATATTGGTGCATGCACCTTGCCTTTGCAG GCTGCACTTATGAAAGATGCTGCTATATGTGTCAATAGGTGTCTGTGGAGCCCTGATGGAAATATTCTAG GTGTGGCATTTTCAAAGCATATTGTTCAGACTTACACATTTGTTCCTAACGGAGAATTAAGGCCGCAAGCAGAG ATTGATGCTCACATTGGTGGGGTTAATGACATTGCTTTCTCTCACCCCAACAAGTCCCTATCAATAATTACTTGTGGTGATGACAAACTTATTAAG GTATGGGATGCTCAAACTGGACAAAAGCAATACACATTTGAAGGTCACGAGGCTTCGGTATACTCTGTTTGCCCTCACTACAAAGAGAACATTCAG TTTATCTTTTCTACTGCCATCGatggaaaaatcaaggcatggctATACGATTGTTTGGGCTCACGGGTTGACTATGATGCTCCTGGACATTGGTGTACTACCATGTCTTACAGCGCTGATGGTACAAG ACTCTTTTCTTGTGGAACTAGTAAGGATGGTGATTCCCACTTAGTTGAGTGGAACGAGACTGAAGGGGCTATTAAGAGGACATACAGTGGCTTCAGGAAACGATCATTAGGTGTTGTCCAGTTTGACACAACGAGAAACCATTTTTTGGCTGCTGGAGATGAATTTGTTGTTAAATTCTGGGATATGGATAACACCAGTATACTAACAACAACAGATTGTGAGGGTGGATTGCCT GCAAGCCCGCGCTTGAGATTCAATAGAGAAGGGTCTTTGCTTGCTGTTACAGCAAATGATAATGGGATAAAAATATTAGCCAACACCGATGGGCAGCGTTTGCTGAGGATGCTAGAGAGCAGGGTTTTTGAAGGCTCTCGTGGACCTCCTCAACAAATTAATACCAAG CCTCCAATGATCAACACCCTTGGTTCTGCTTCAAATGTATCTAGTCCTATTGCAGTGAACTCAGAGCGTCCTGATAGGATGTTGTCTTCAGTATCAATGAGCGGATTG TCATCTATGGATGTTAGCAGAACACCAGATGTTAAACCTAGAATAACAGATGAGTCTGAAAAGATGAAGACCTGGAAGTTGTCTGACATTGTTGATTCAGGACATCTTCGGGCACGGCGTTGCCCAGATACAGCAGCTTCTGCAACCAAA GTTGTCCGTTTGTTATATACAAATAACGGGATTGCCCTTTTGTCTCTTGGCTCGAATGCTGTTCATAAGCTATGGAAATGGCAACGCAGTGAGAGGAATCCCAACGGCAAG TCTACTGCATCTGTTTCGCCTCAACTGTGGCAACCAGCAAACGGGATTCTAATGACAAATGACACCAGTGATGGCAACCCGGAAGAAGCAACTGCTTGCATTGCATTGTCCAAAAATGACTCCTATGTGATGTCTGCATCTGGGGGCAAAGTCTCATTGTTCAATATGATGACGTTCAAG GTCATGACTACATTCATGGCACCTCCACCTGCTGCAACTTTCCTCGCGTTCCACCCACAAGACAATAATATCATTGCTATTGGGATGGAAGACTCGACCATTCAAATCTACAATGTCCGTGTTGATGAG GTCAAAAGCAAGCTCAAGGGCCACCAGAAAAAGATTACTGGACTTGCATTTTCTCAATCAATGAATGTCCTTGTATCTTCAGGTGCCGATGCACAG CTATGTGTTTGGAGCATTGATGGTTGGGAGAAGAAGAAATCAAAATACATTCAACCCCCGGCAAATCGTTCCGGTGCTTTAGTTGGCGATACAAGGGTGCAGTTTCACAATGACCAAACACATCTTCTGGTAGTTCACGAAAGCCAATTGGCCATCTATGATGGAAATCTTGAATGCTCGCGCTCG TGGTACCCAAGAGATGCACTTCCAGCTCCAGTTTCGAGTGCAATATACTCCTGTGACGGTCTTCTGATTTACGCTGGATTCTGTGATGGTGCTATTGGAGTATTTGAAGCAGAGTCTCTTCGGTTACGTTGCAGGATTGCACTTTCTGCTTATGTGCCTCCTTCAATATCAAG CGGGGGAAGTGTGTACCCTATGGTTGTCGCAGCACATCCATTGGAGCCTAACCAGATAGCAGTTGGCATGAGTGATGGGGCAGTTCATGTGGTGGAGCCATTGGATGCGGACCCGAAGTGGGGAGTTGCACCTCCCCAGGACAATGGAAACCACCCGGCGATGTCATCAGCTCCAGCAGCATCTAACAACCAGGCATCTGATCAGCCGGCGAGGTGA